One genomic segment of Arachis duranensis cultivar V14167 chromosome 4, aradu.V14167.gnm2.J7QH, whole genome shotgun sequence includes these proteins:
- the LOC107486804 gene encoding receptor-like kinase TMK4 isoform X8 codes for MWNFPAHLTLYSSQLQYLELDDTNLMGSLPNISHSFPTIRWLFLSNNNLSSIPEGCFHNLTSLGVLSLANNTNLPPWTFPLHLTRSSSLISLDLESTNLMGSLPNLSHFFPYLDTVQLSNNNLTFLPQGCFQGLPSLQRLKLGSNTNLAPWTFPNFTHSTELEDLNLVATNVIGFLPADMLKSLPNLQTILLSNNHLTGVLPESFGGSKVVTLHLNDNGFWGTIDILSTMVDLSEAWLQGNFFEGPIPDLSRSTALQDLQLARNRLTGVVPNSLTTLDSLRSISLNDNFLQGPLPKFDLFSEEDVNLGVNTTNGFCHRDPGPCDRKVTILLQIAAEFKYPLQLARSWKGNNACKGWRFITCDDKNKIRMVNLSNLKLTGTISPAFANLTDLRELHLDGNNLTGEIPQGLATLPELEVVNVSNNHLAGNIPKFSPKVNFIATGNDFPNASHHRISTPFITVMSITSAGVIIILVLVIYNRKRCLHLIHRVIFKTTYNDHNIEDFIKGYEFLAPKRSSYSEVKRMTNSFRDKLGQGGYGTVYKASLTDGRQVAVKILSESKGSGEEFINEVASISRTSHVNIVSLLGFCYDQGKRALIYEFMPNGSLDKYIYKAKSPETFCSLDWSILYNIAIGIAQGLEYLHQGCTTKILHLDIKPENIILDEHFCPKISDFGLARICQKKESNVSILGTRGTPGYIAPEIFSRAYGRISDKSDVYSYGMLILEMFEKRKNFNNKESHRSEMYFPDWIYEDLDQSNILGRHSDISDEDNDMIKKIILVSLWCIQPNPAHRPSMSKVVEMLHGELESVPFPPKPVLYSPERSQLEILDTSSSSKHETILTTTEESSSIHEINKNVSC; via the exons ATGTGGAATTTTCCTGCCCATTTAACTCTTTACTCTTCCCAACTCCAATACCTCGAACTCGATGACACCAATCTCATGGGCTCCTTGCCAAACATATCCCATTCCTTCCCAACTATCAGATGGCTTTTTCTCTCTAACAACAACCTCTCCTCCATTCCTGAGGGTTGCTTCCACAACCTAACCAGTTTGGGGGTCCTCTCTTTAGCCAACAACACCAACCTCCCACCATGGACCTTCCCCCTCCACTTGACTCGTTCCTCCTCATTGATATCCCTTGACCTCGAGTCCACAAATCTTATGGGATCACTACCAAACTTATCTCATTTCTTCCCCTACTTGGACACTGTTCAACTCTCCAACAACAACCTTACCTTCCTTCCCCAAGGTTGCTTCCAGGGTCTACCCAGTTTGCAGAGGCTCAAGTTGGGAAGCAACACCAACCTTGCACCATGGACCTTCCCCAACTTCACTCACTCCACAGAACTGGAAGACCTCAATCTTGTTGCTACAAATGTAATAGGCTTCCTACCAGCAGACATGCTAAAATCGTTGCCGAACTTGCAAACAATTCTTCTCTCCAACAACCACCTTACTGGGGTCTTGCCAGAGTCTTTCGGAGGATCTAAGGTTGTCACACTGCATCTCAACGATAATGGGTTTTGGGGTACAATAGATATCCTTTCAACCATGGTCGACTTGTCTGAAGCTTGGCTTCAGGGAAACTTCTTTGAAGGCCCAATTCCTGACTTGTCCCGTTCTACAGCTTTGCAAGATTTGCAACTTGCCCGCAACCGATTAACAGGTGTCGTTCCAAATTCTCTAACAACACTCGATTCGCTGCGAAGTATTTCTTTGAACGACAACTTTTTGCAAGGTCCTTTGCCCAAATTTGACCTTTTTTCTGAGGAGGATGTGAATCTTGGTGTTAACACAACAAATGGCTTTTGTCACAGAGATCCTGGACCTTGTGATCGCAAAGTGACCATTTTGCTTCAAATTGCTGCGGAATTTAAGTATCCACTTCAGTTGGCACGTTCATGGAAAGGAAATAATGCCTGTAAAGGTTGGCGTTTCATTACGTGTGATGACAAAAATAAGATCAGAATGGTGAATTTATCAAATCTGAAATTGACGGGCACAATCTCTCCTGCATTCGCCAATTTAACTGATTTGCGGGAATTGCATTTGGATGGCAATAATTTGACGGGTGAAATACCTCAAGGATTGGCAACATTGCCTGAACTAGAAGTTGTGAATGTCTCTAACAACCACCTTGCTGGAAATATTCCCAAATTCTCACCAAAGGTCAACTTTATTGCCACAGGCAATGATTTTCCTAATGCTTCCCACCATAGAATCTCAACTCCTTTCATTACAG TTATGTCGATAACTAGTGCTGGAGTTATTATAATACTTGTTTTGGTTATTTATAACCGCAAGAGGTGCCTTCATTTAATCCATCGAGTTATCTTCAAGACAACATACAATGACCACAACATCGAGGATTTTATAAAAGGTTATGAATTTTTGGCACCCAAGCGATCTAGTTATTCCGAAGTGAAAAGAATGACAAATTCATTTCGTGATAAATTAGGACAAGGTGGATATGGCACTGTATACAAAGCAAGTTTAACTGATGGTCGTCAGGTTGCAGTAAAAATATTAAGTGAATCTAAGGGAAGCGGAGAAGAATTCATAAATGAAGTTGCTAGTATTAGTAGGACATCTCATGTGAATATTGTCTCACTTTTAGGATTTTGTTATGATCAAGGCAAAAGAGCACTCATTTATGAATTCATGCCTAATGGTTCTCTAGATAAATACATCTACAAAGCAAAATCTCCCGAAACTTTTTGTAGTTTGGATTGGAGTATTTTGTACAACATTGCAATTGGTATTGCACAAGGGTTAGAATACTTGCATCAAGGATGCACAACAAAAATTTTGCATCTTGATATAAAACCTGAAAACATTATTCTAGATGAacatttttgtccaaaaatctCAGATTTTGGATTAGCTCGAATCTGTCAAAAGAAAGAGAGTAATGTATCTATTTTAGGCACAAGAGGAACTCCAGGTTACATTGCACCAGAAATCTTTAGTCGAGCATACGGTAGAATTTCTGATAAATCTGATGTATATAGTTatggtatgttgattcttgagatgttcgaaaaaagaaaaaacttcaACAATAAAGAATCGCATCGCAGTGAAATGTATTTTCCTGATTGGATATATGAAGATCTTGATCAAAGTAATATTCTTGGTAGACACTCCGATATTTCAGATGAAGATAATGATATGATAAAGAAGATTATATTAGTAAGTTTGTGGTGTATTCAACCAAATCCAGCACATAGGCCATCAATGAGTAAAGTTGTGGAAATGTTGCATGGAGAACTTGAGTCCGTGCCATTTCCTCCAAAGCCTGTGTTGTATTCTCCTGAAAGGTCTCAGTTAGAAATTTTAGATACATCTTCTAGTAGCAAGCATGAGACAATTTTAACAACCACAGAGGAAAGTAGTTCCATACATGAGATCAATAAAAATGTCTCATGTTAA